In Strongyloides ratti genome assembly S_ratti_ED321, scaffold srae_chrx_scaffold0000002, a single window of DNA contains:
- a CDS encoding Astacin-like metalloendopeptidase — MKATAYIYIFTTIFFILIICFWYMYRNLSYNYNKIIVSNDVIFEDTHIDYKRDILKDEYDPWKFPINFFVASPVSTENVKKAIKEITDNTCIKFEEKTEFNNNTQGLYFKEDTECASHIGLVDSKYFQVIKLTPACYKNPFLILHEIGHALGLVHEHTRMDRDKYVRINFDNMYNSENTNFQIQNYSFYKNYSTSYDFSSLMHYGPYAFSTFWKEVFGYKVTESKLEPEYDLMMGQSKKMTFNDYKQINLCYCNWCNWVKNETGKRIQPTETTTSCKNGGYPDFNNCSRCICPTGYTGDLCDKIIKSDEKCGPTFFNVNKTGIPIILQGQMNCYVFLKTDNGKKIILQLTYVNAPYNGNICTEDIAYQVKYRKDKGATGLLLCGHHWRYITLTSESNSILLFYKGISGHSLMTFTFKQAE; from the coding sequence taagCAATGATGTTATTTTTGAAGATACTCATATTGATTACAAAAGAGATATTTTAAAGGATGAATATGATCCATGGAAATTTCcaatcaatttttttgtcGCATCTCCTGTCTCAACtgaaaatgtaaaaaaagcaataaaagaaataacagATAATACTTGTATTaaatttgaagaaaaaaccgaatttaataataatacacaAGGATTATATTTCAAAGAAGATACAGAATGTGCCTCACATATTGGACTTGTAGACAGCAAATACTTTCAAGTTATTAAGCTTACACCAGCCTGTTATAAAAATCCATTTCTTATTTTACATGAAATAGGACATGCTTTAGGCTTGGTTCATGAACATACAAGAATGGATAGAGATAAATACGTTAGAATAAACTTTgataatatgtataatagtgaaaatacaaattttcaaatacaaaattactcattttataaaaactattCAACTTCTTACGATTTTTCCTCATTAATGCATTATGGTCCATATGCTTTTTCTACTTTTTGGAAGGAAGTTTTTGGTTATAAAGTCACAGAATCAAAATTGGAGCCAGAATATGATTTAATGATGGGACAAAGCAAAAAAATGACttttaatgattataaaCAAATCAATTTATGTTATTGCAATTGGTGTAATTGGGTAAAAAATGAAACTGGTAAAAGAATACAGCCAACAGAAACTACTACTTCATGCAAAAATGGTGGTTATCCAGATTTTAACAATTGTAGTAGATGTATTTGCCCTACTGGTTACACGGGAGATTTATGTGATAAGATAATTAAAAGTGATGAAAAATGTGGtccaactttttttaatgttaataaaactGGAATCCCTATTATACTACAAGGACAAATGAATtgttatgtttttttaaaaactgacaatggtaaaaaaattatacttcaATTAACCTATGTAAATGCACCATATAATGGAAACATTTGTACTGAAGACATTGCTTATCAAGTTAAATATAGAAAAGACAAAGGTGCTACTGGTTTGCTTTTATGTGGCCATCATTGGAGATATATAACACTTACATCAGAATCAAATTccattcttttattttacaaaggAATTTCTGGACATAGTTTAATgacttttacttttaaacaAGCTGAATAA